Proteins encoded by one window of Lepeophtheirus salmonis chromosome 3, UVic_Lsal_1.4, whole genome shotgun sequence:
- the LOC121113992 gene encoding uncharacterized protein isoform X2 — MTSSLPEAEDVAGPYLCQFESYYNKLDPEKSGLIDAMTAAKFLKLSGLSDEILGRIWDISDVDKKGALDKRGLFVGFKLIAISQYGKPLDVNLLTAIEVPAPNFGAETAPGAPTSKITKKATPSINFIVKPDEKRKYDILFDQLKPVDGKLMGDKVRQIMMGSKLPMPILGRIWDLSDIDKDGLLTRYEFTIAMHLIYRTLQGDSIPEDLPEELSENKIPKSLSAIPNLGPSVPKPSVPQVQAVPWVINSGDRLRYQALFKQTDTDRDGYVSGVEIKNVFLQTGLPQNILAHIWNLSDMKQEGKLNPEQFALAMWLIQRKQAGKDPPAALTPDMIPPSMRTTASEQQTSIFNNPELEMIAKETQTLLSEKMQLEKEIQDTEYNLTVKSTEINSLQGEFDTLNSTLKQLSNQRDVAQKRLDDLDGQINKLRTQAEEQETKLLSQEEEVLGKKKELDDLKAEEKQLLEDIKKCEKEIERYDLDEKVAQDLLEETENKLKNLSEAETHMNEALKQFAAFDESDSSIVTDVYLEPLRLNLEEPDYSRLEKPSKPAVPDPPATASVAASAVSSNAVLNAFDNTDNSFGGGQQPEWPTNDAFSPSFGSNTSNSFFDPLGHSRNKNVMPDPFGFDPFAFSRPNNMSNDGFGDIPPPLAPRLDGDSPTPALPPKSTAAPPKRPPPPKRPPPPKIAAAKDAPPLPPPPNLEAGASNSLDEEDPFKSCVNTSSNNDGFADFANFNSFDKFSAPQEHRYTMEFNEDPFQNSTYRYGDPFELSGGVNVEPEVDPFTASVTEAFVVNNNYPFGEFPPSPHNTLTTTATYNKNNNIQKNNSSNHNSRIESFMGPDPFGAPPFTPFPSNPDSSNMNNNNSKNNSNHNFNNHFNHTKHGTHNSTTTHNNSNNHNINKAASSGNRRKSPLSFLLPGRRQKPQQNSNQGNEDNHDDLQRASEASKRAKDDRMQRLKLQEEQDFAYAIALSKAEAASLKQ, encoded by the exons ATGACCTCTTCCTTGCCAGAAGCCGAAGAT GTGGCTGGCCCTTATCTTTGCCAATTTGAATCCTACTATAATAAATTGGACCCAGAAAAAAGTGGATTAATTGATGCCATGACTGCTGCCAAATTCCTTAAACTATCTGGTCTATCGGATGAGATTTTAGGAAGA ATTTGGGATATCTCGGATGTGGATAAAAAAGGAGCTTTAGATAAAAGAGGATTATTTGTGGGATTTAAATTAATTGCTATTAGCCAATATGGAAAGCCCTTAGATGTTAATTTATTAACAGCAATAGAGGTGCCCGCACCAAATTTTGGTGCTGAGACTGCTCCTGGTGCACCCACttccaaaattacaaaaaaagctACTCCATCAATAAACTTTATCGTAAAACCCGACGAAAAACGTAAATATGACATCTTGTTTGATCAATTAAAGCCCGTAGATGGTAAACTTATGGGAGATAAAGTGAGGCAAATCATGATGGGTTCGAAACTACCGATGCCTATACTAGGTAGAATATGGGATCTATCAGATATTGATAAGGATGGTCTTTTAACAAGATATGAGTTCACAATTGCTATGCATTTAATCTATAGAACTTTACAAGGAGATTCAATTCCAGAGGACCTTCCTGAAGAGCTctctgaaaataaaattcctaaatcatTATCTGCTATTCCTAATTTAGGTCCATCAGTTCCAAAG ccATCAGTTCCTCAAGTTCAAGCTGTACCATGGGTCATAAACTCTGGTGACCGTTTGAGATACCAAGCATTATTTAAGCAAACGGATACTGATCGGGATGGGTATGTATCAGGAGTTGAAATCAAAAATGTCTTCCTACAAACGGGTCTCCCTCAAAATATACTTGCACATATATG gAATTTATCTGATATGAAACAAGAAGGGAAACTTAATCCTGAGCAGTTTGCTTTAGCTATGTGGTTGATTCAGAGAAAACAAGCGGGAAAAGATCCACCTGCAGCTTTAACTCCTGATATGATTCCTCCATCAATGAGGACTACTGCCTCTGAACAG CAAACAAGCATTTTTAATAATCCAGAGCTCGAGATGATCGCTAAAGAAACACAAACACTTTTATCCGAGAAGATGCAGTTAGAAAAAGAGATTCAAGATACTGAGTATAACCTCACTGTCAAAAGTACAGAAATCAATAGTCTTCAAGGGGAATTTGATACACTCAACTCTACGCTTAAACAACTTTCTAATCAAAGAGACGTTGCCCAAAAACGATTAGATGATCTGGATGGTCAA ataaataaattaagaacacAAGCAGAGGAACAGGAGACAAAGTTGTTATCTCAAGAAGAGGAAGTCTTAGGGAAAAAGAAGGAATTGGATGATCTTAAAGCCGAAGAAAAACAATTGTtagaagatattaaaaaatgtgaaaaggAAATTGAGCGCTATGATCTTGATGAAAAAGTAGCTCAGGATTTGCTTGAAGAAACGgagaataaattgaaaaatctaagTGAAGCAGAAACGCATATGAATGAGGCTTTAAAACAGTTTGCTGCTTTTGATGAATCAGATTCTTCCATCGTTACTGATGTTTATTTAGAACCCTTACGCCTTAATTTAGAGGAGCCCGACTATTCAAGATTAGAAAAACCTTCGAAACCAGCTGTGCCTGAT CCTCCAGCAACTGCTTCAGTTGCAGCGTCGGCAGTAAGTTCAAATGCAGTTCTTAATGCTTTTGATAATACTGATAACAGTTTTGGAGGAGGTCAGCAACCTGAATGGCCTACCAACGATGCGTTTTCGCCTTCCTTTGGCTCAAACACTTCG aattcCTTTTTTGATCCGTTAGGACAcagtagaaataaaaatgtaatgccTGATCCTTTTGGATTTGATCCTTTTGCATTTAGTAGA ccAAACAATATGAGTAATGATGGATTTGGTGATATTCCTCCCCCTCTTGCCCCGAGATTGGATGGAGATAGCCCAACTCCAGCTTTACCTCCAAAAAGCACTGCTGCCCCTCCAAAGCGACCTCCTCCTCCTAAAAGACCTCCTCCCCCAAAAATTGCTGCTGCAAAAGATGCGCCACCATTGCCACCCCCTCCTAATCTAGAAGCTGGAGCTTCAAATAGTCTTGATGAAGAAGATCCATTTAAATCCTGTGTCAATACTAGTTCTAATAATGATGGATTTGCggattttgcaaatttcaactCTTTTGATAag TTTTCTGCTCCTCAAGAGCATCGCTACACAATGGAGTTCAATGAAGATCCTTTCCAAAATTCTACATACCGCTACGGTGACCCATTTGAGTTATCAGGTGGTGTCAACGTGGAGCCTGAAGTTGATCCTTTTACAGCATCAGTAACTGAAGCGTTTGTTGTCAATAATAACTATCCCTTTGGAGAATTTCCTCCATCCCCACATAATACTTTAACAACGACGGcgacatataataaaaataataatattcagaaaaataatagtaGTAATCATAATTCGCGGATTGAGTCCTTTATGGGCCCGGATCCTTTTGGTGCTCCTCCATTTACTCCCTTTCCAAGTAATCCCGATTCCAGCAACATGAACAATAACAACTCTAAAAACAACAGCAACCACAATTTTAATAACCATTTCAACCACACAAAACACGGCACCCACAACTCCACAACGACTcataataatagcaataatcataatattaataaagcagcTTCAAGCGGCAATAGACGCAAAAGTCCTTTGTCCTTTCTTTTGCCTGGAAGGAGGCAAAAACCACAACAAAATAGTAACCAAGGAAATGAGGATAATCATGACGACTTACAAAGGGCATCAGAAGCATCTAAAAGAGCCAAAGATGATCGAATGCAGAGACTAAAACTACAAGAAGAACAAGATTTTGCATATGCAATTGCATTGAGTAAAGCAGAAGCTGCATCACTTAAACAATAG
- the LOC121113992 gene encoding uncharacterized protein isoform X5 codes for MTSSLPEAEDVAGPYLCQFESYYNKLDPEKSGLIDAMTAAKFLKLSGLSDEILGRIWDISDVDKKGALDKRGLFVGFKLIAISQYGKPLDVNLLTAIEVPAPNFGAETAPGAPTSKITKKATPSINFIVKPDEKRKYDILFDQLKPVDGKLMGDKVRQIMMGSKLPMPILGRIWDLSDIDKDGLLTRYEFTIAMHLIYRTLQGDSIPEDLPEELSENKIPKSLSAIPNLGPSVPKPSVPQVQAVPWVINSGDRLRYQALFKQTDTDRDGYVSGVEIKNVFLQTGLPQNILAHIWNLSDMKQEGKLNPEQFALAMWLIQRKQAGKDPPAALTPDMIPPSMRTTASEQQTSIFNNPELEMIAKETQTLLSEKMQLEKEIQDTEYNLTVKSTEINSLQGEFDTLNSTLKQLSNQRDVAQKRLDDLDGQKSSLDGDLQGLFSRIEEENEKINKLRTQAEEQETKLLSQEEEVLGKKKELDDLKAEEKQLLEDIKKCEKEIERYDLDEKVAQDLLEETENKLKNLSEAETHMNEALKQFAAFDESDSSIVTDVYLEPLRLNLEEPDYSRLEKPSKPAVPDPPATASVAASAVSSNAVLNAFDNTDNSFGGGQQPEWPTNDAFSPSFGSNTSNSFFDPLGHSRNKNVMPDPFGFDPFAFSRPNNMSNDGFGDIPPPLAPRLDGDSPTPALPPKSTAAPPKRPPPPKRPPPPKIAAAKDAPPLPPPPNLEAGASNSLDEEDPFKSCVNTSSNNDGFADFANFNSFDK; via the exons ATGACCTCTTCCTTGCCAGAAGCCGAAGAT GTGGCTGGCCCTTATCTTTGCCAATTTGAATCCTACTATAATAAATTGGACCCAGAAAAAAGTGGATTAATTGATGCCATGACTGCTGCCAAATTCCTTAAACTATCTGGTCTATCGGATGAGATTTTAGGAAGA ATTTGGGATATCTCGGATGTGGATAAAAAAGGAGCTTTAGATAAAAGAGGATTATTTGTGGGATTTAAATTAATTGCTATTAGCCAATATGGAAAGCCCTTAGATGTTAATTTATTAACAGCAATAGAGGTGCCCGCACCAAATTTTGGTGCTGAGACTGCTCCTGGTGCACCCACttccaaaattacaaaaaaagctACTCCATCAATAAACTTTATCGTAAAACCCGACGAAAAACGTAAATATGACATCTTGTTTGATCAATTAAAGCCCGTAGATGGTAAACTTATGGGAGATAAAGTGAGGCAAATCATGATGGGTTCGAAACTACCGATGCCTATACTAGGTAGAATATGGGATCTATCAGATATTGATAAGGATGGTCTTTTAACAAGATATGAGTTCACAATTGCTATGCATTTAATCTATAGAACTTTACAAGGAGATTCAATTCCAGAGGACCTTCCTGAAGAGCTctctgaaaataaaattcctaaatcatTATCTGCTATTCCTAATTTAGGTCCATCAGTTCCAAAG ccATCAGTTCCTCAAGTTCAAGCTGTACCATGGGTCATAAACTCTGGTGACCGTTTGAGATACCAAGCATTATTTAAGCAAACGGATACTGATCGGGATGGGTATGTATCAGGAGTTGAAATCAAAAATGTCTTCCTACAAACGGGTCTCCCTCAAAATATACTTGCACATATATG gAATTTATCTGATATGAAACAAGAAGGGAAACTTAATCCTGAGCAGTTTGCTTTAGCTATGTGGTTGATTCAGAGAAAACAAGCGGGAAAAGATCCACCTGCAGCTTTAACTCCTGATATGATTCCTCCATCAATGAGGACTACTGCCTCTGAACAG CAAACAAGCATTTTTAATAATCCAGAGCTCGAGATGATCGCTAAAGAAACACAAACACTTTTATCCGAGAAGATGCAGTTAGAAAAAGAGATTCAAGATACTGAGTATAACCTCACTGTCAAAAGTACAGAAATCAATAGTCTTCAAGGGGAATTTGATACACTCAACTCTACGCTTAAACAACTTTCTAATCAAAGAGACGTTGCCCAAAAACGATTAGATGATCTGGATGGTCAA AAATCAAGTCTTGATGGGGATCTTCAAGGTTTATTTAGCCGTATtgaggaagaaaatgaaaag ataaataaattaagaacacAAGCAGAGGAACAGGAGACAAAGTTGTTATCTCAAGAAGAGGAAGTCTTAGGGAAAAAGAAGGAATTGGATGATCTTAAAGCCGAAGAAAAACAATTGTtagaagatattaaaaaatgtgaaaaggAAATTGAGCGCTATGATCTTGATGAAAAAGTAGCTCAGGATTTGCTTGAAGAAACGgagaataaattgaaaaatctaagTGAAGCAGAAACGCATATGAATGAGGCTTTAAAACAGTTTGCTGCTTTTGATGAATCAGATTCTTCCATCGTTACTGATGTTTATTTAGAACCCTTACGCCTTAATTTAGAGGAGCCCGACTATTCAAGATTAGAAAAACCTTCGAAACCAGCTGTGCCTGAT CCTCCAGCAACTGCTTCAGTTGCAGCGTCGGCAGTAAGTTCAAATGCAGTTCTTAATGCTTTTGATAATACTGATAACAGTTTTGGAGGAGGTCAGCAACCTGAATGGCCTACCAACGATGCGTTTTCGCCTTCCTTTGGCTCAAACACTTCG aattcCTTTTTTGATCCGTTAGGACAcagtagaaataaaaatgtaatgccTGATCCTTTTGGATTTGATCCTTTTGCATTTAGTAGA ccAAACAATATGAGTAATGATGGATTTGGTGATATTCCTCCCCCTCTTGCCCCGAGATTGGATGGAGATAGCCCAACTCCAGCTTTACCTCCAAAAAGCACTGCTGCCCCTCCAAAGCGACCTCCTCCTCCTAAAAGACCTCCTCCCCCAAAAATTGCTGCTGCAAAAGATGCGCCACCATTGCCACCCCCTCCTAATCTAGAAGCTGGAGCTTCAAATAGTCTTGATGAAGAAGATCCATTTAAATCCTGTGTCAATACTAGTTCTAATAATGATGGATTTGCggattttgcaaatttcaactCTTTTGATAag TAA
- the LOC121113992 gene encoding epidermal growth factor receptor substrate 15-like 1 isoform X6, with product MTSSLPEAEDVAGPYLCQFESYYNKLDPEKSGLIDAMTAAKFLKLSGLSDEILGRIWDISDVDKKGALDKRGLFVGFKLIAISQYGKPLDVNLLTAIEVPAPNFGAETAPGAPTSKITKKATPSINFIVKPDEKRKYDILFDQLKPVDGKLMGDKVRQIMMGSKLPMPILGRIWDLSDIDKDGLLTRYEFTIAMHLIYRTLQGDSIPEDLPEELSENKIPKSLSAIPNLGPSVPKPSVPQVQAVPWVINSGDRLRYQALFKQTDTDRDGYVSGVEIKNVFLQTGLPQNILAHIWNLSDMKQEGKLNPEQFALAMWLIQRKQAGKDPPAALTPDMIPPSMRTTASEQQTSIFNNPELEMIAKETQTLLSEKMQLEKEIQDTEYNLTVKSTEINSLQGEFDTLNSTLKQLSNQRDVAQKRLDDLDGQKSSLDGDLQGLFSRIEEENEKINKLRTQAEEQETKLLSQEEEVLGKKKELDDLKAEEKQLLEDIKKCEKEIERYDLDEKVAQDLLEETENKLKNLSEAETHMNEALKQFAAFDESDSSIVTDVYLEPLRLNLEEPDYSRLEKPSKPAVPDPPATASVAASAVSSNAVLNAFDNTDNSFGGGQQPEWPTNDAFSPSFGSNTSPNNMSNDGFGDIPPPLAPRLDGDSPTPALPPKSTAAPPKRPPPPKRPPPPKIAAAKDAPPLPPPPNLEAGASNSLDEEDPFKSCVNTSSNNDGFADFANFNSFDK from the exons ATGACCTCTTCCTTGCCAGAAGCCGAAGAT GTGGCTGGCCCTTATCTTTGCCAATTTGAATCCTACTATAATAAATTGGACCCAGAAAAAAGTGGATTAATTGATGCCATGACTGCTGCCAAATTCCTTAAACTATCTGGTCTATCGGATGAGATTTTAGGAAGA ATTTGGGATATCTCGGATGTGGATAAAAAAGGAGCTTTAGATAAAAGAGGATTATTTGTGGGATTTAAATTAATTGCTATTAGCCAATATGGAAAGCCCTTAGATGTTAATTTATTAACAGCAATAGAGGTGCCCGCACCAAATTTTGGTGCTGAGACTGCTCCTGGTGCACCCACttccaaaattacaaaaaaagctACTCCATCAATAAACTTTATCGTAAAACCCGACGAAAAACGTAAATATGACATCTTGTTTGATCAATTAAAGCCCGTAGATGGTAAACTTATGGGAGATAAAGTGAGGCAAATCATGATGGGTTCGAAACTACCGATGCCTATACTAGGTAGAATATGGGATCTATCAGATATTGATAAGGATGGTCTTTTAACAAGATATGAGTTCACAATTGCTATGCATTTAATCTATAGAACTTTACAAGGAGATTCAATTCCAGAGGACCTTCCTGAAGAGCTctctgaaaataaaattcctaaatcatTATCTGCTATTCCTAATTTAGGTCCATCAGTTCCAAAG ccATCAGTTCCTCAAGTTCAAGCTGTACCATGGGTCATAAACTCTGGTGACCGTTTGAGATACCAAGCATTATTTAAGCAAACGGATACTGATCGGGATGGGTATGTATCAGGAGTTGAAATCAAAAATGTCTTCCTACAAACGGGTCTCCCTCAAAATATACTTGCACATATATG gAATTTATCTGATATGAAACAAGAAGGGAAACTTAATCCTGAGCAGTTTGCTTTAGCTATGTGGTTGATTCAGAGAAAACAAGCGGGAAAAGATCCACCTGCAGCTTTAACTCCTGATATGATTCCTCCATCAATGAGGACTACTGCCTCTGAACAG CAAACAAGCATTTTTAATAATCCAGAGCTCGAGATGATCGCTAAAGAAACACAAACACTTTTATCCGAGAAGATGCAGTTAGAAAAAGAGATTCAAGATACTGAGTATAACCTCACTGTCAAAAGTACAGAAATCAATAGTCTTCAAGGGGAATTTGATACACTCAACTCTACGCTTAAACAACTTTCTAATCAAAGAGACGTTGCCCAAAAACGATTAGATGATCTGGATGGTCAA AAATCAAGTCTTGATGGGGATCTTCAAGGTTTATTTAGCCGTATtgaggaagaaaatgaaaag ataaataaattaagaacacAAGCAGAGGAACAGGAGACAAAGTTGTTATCTCAAGAAGAGGAAGTCTTAGGGAAAAAGAAGGAATTGGATGATCTTAAAGCCGAAGAAAAACAATTGTtagaagatattaaaaaatgtgaaaaggAAATTGAGCGCTATGATCTTGATGAAAAAGTAGCTCAGGATTTGCTTGAAGAAACGgagaataaattgaaaaatctaagTGAAGCAGAAACGCATATGAATGAGGCTTTAAAACAGTTTGCTGCTTTTGATGAATCAGATTCTTCCATCGTTACTGATGTTTATTTAGAACCCTTACGCCTTAATTTAGAGGAGCCCGACTATTCAAGATTAGAAAAACCTTCGAAACCAGCTGTGCCTGAT CCTCCAGCAACTGCTTCAGTTGCAGCGTCGGCAGTAAGTTCAAATGCAGTTCTTAATGCTTTTGATAATACTGATAACAGTTTTGGAGGAGGTCAGCAACCTGAATGGCCTACCAACGATGCGTTTTCGCCTTCCTTTGGCTCAAACACTTCG ccAAACAATATGAGTAATGATGGATTTGGTGATATTCCTCCCCCTCTTGCCCCGAGATTGGATGGAGATAGCCCAACTCCAGCTTTACCTCCAAAAAGCACTGCTGCCCCTCCAAAGCGACCTCCTCCTCCTAAAAGACCTCCTCCCCCAAAAATTGCTGCTGCAAAAGATGCGCCACCATTGCCACCCCCTCCTAATCTAGAAGCTGGAGCTTCAAATAGTCTTGATGAAGAAGATCCATTTAAATCCTGTGTCAATACTAGTTCTAATAATGATGGATTTGCggattttgcaaatttcaactCTTTTGATAag TAA
- the LOC121113992 gene encoding uncharacterized protein isoform X3, which translates to MTSSLPEAEDVAGPYLCQFESYYNKLDPEKSGLIDAMTAAKFLKLSGLSDEILGRIWDISDVDKKGALDKRGLFVGFKLIAISQYGKPLDVNLLTAIEVPAPNFGAETAPGAPTSKITKKATPSINFIVKPDEKRKYDILFDQLKPVDGKLMGDKVRQIMMGSKLPMPILGRIWDLSDIDKDGLLTRYEFTIAMHLIYRTLQGDSIPEDLPEELSENKIPKSLSAIPNLGPSVPKPSVPQVQAVPWVINSGDRLRYQALFKQTDTDRDGYVSGVEIKNVFLQTGLPQNILAHIWNLSDMKQEGKLNPEQFALAMWLIQRKQAGKDPPAALTPDMIPPSMRTTASEQQTSIFNNPELEMIAKETQTLLSEKMQLEKEIQDTEYNLTVKSTEINSLQGEFDTLNSTLKQLSNQRDVAQKRLDDLDGQKSSLDGDLQGLFSRIEEENEKINKLRTQAEEQETKLLSQEEEVLGKKKELDDLKAEEKQLLEDIKKCEKEIERYDLDEKVAQDLLEETENKLKNLSEAETHMNEALKQFAAFDESDSSIVTDVYLEPLRLNLEEPDYSRLEKPSKPAVPDPPATASVAASAVSSNAVLNAFDNTDNSFGGGQQPEWPTNDAFSPSFGSNTSPNNMSNDGFGDIPPPLAPRLDGDSPTPALPPKSTAAPPKRPPPPKRPPPPKIAAAKDAPPLPPPPNLEAGASNSLDEEDPFKSCVNTSSNNDGFADFANFNSFDKFSAPQEHRYTMEFNEDPFQNSTYRYGDPFELSGGVNVEPEVDPFTASVTEAFVVNNNYPFGEFPPSPHNTLTTTATYNKNNNIQKNNSSNHNSRIESFMGPDPFGAPPFTPFPSNPDSSNMNNNNSKNNSNHNFNNHFNHTKHGTHNSTTTHNNSNNHNINKAASSGNRRKSPLSFLLPGRRQKPQQNSNQGNEDNHDDLQRASEASKRAKDDRMQRLKLQEEQDFAYAIALSKAEAASLKQ; encoded by the exons ATGACCTCTTCCTTGCCAGAAGCCGAAGAT GTGGCTGGCCCTTATCTTTGCCAATTTGAATCCTACTATAATAAATTGGACCCAGAAAAAAGTGGATTAATTGATGCCATGACTGCTGCCAAATTCCTTAAACTATCTGGTCTATCGGATGAGATTTTAGGAAGA ATTTGGGATATCTCGGATGTGGATAAAAAAGGAGCTTTAGATAAAAGAGGATTATTTGTGGGATTTAAATTAATTGCTATTAGCCAATATGGAAAGCCCTTAGATGTTAATTTATTAACAGCAATAGAGGTGCCCGCACCAAATTTTGGTGCTGAGACTGCTCCTGGTGCACCCACttccaaaattacaaaaaaagctACTCCATCAATAAACTTTATCGTAAAACCCGACGAAAAACGTAAATATGACATCTTGTTTGATCAATTAAAGCCCGTAGATGGTAAACTTATGGGAGATAAAGTGAGGCAAATCATGATGGGTTCGAAACTACCGATGCCTATACTAGGTAGAATATGGGATCTATCAGATATTGATAAGGATGGTCTTTTAACAAGATATGAGTTCACAATTGCTATGCATTTAATCTATAGAACTTTACAAGGAGATTCAATTCCAGAGGACCTTCCTGAAGAGCTctctgaaaataaaattcctaaatcatTATCTGCTATTCCTAATTTAGGTCCATCAGTTCCAAAG ccATCAGTTCCTCAAGTTCAAGCTGTACCATGGGTCATAAACTCTGGTGACCGTTTGAGATACCAAGCATTATTTAAGCAAACGGATACTGATCGGGATGGGTATGTATCAGGAGTTGAAATCAAAAATGTCTTCCTACAAACGGGTCTCCCTCAAAATATACTTGCACATATATG gAATTTATCTGATATGAAACAAGAAGGGAAACTTAATCCTGAGCAGTTTGCTTTAGCTATGTGGTTGATTCAGAGAAAACAAGCGGGAAAAGATCCACCTGCAGCTTTAACTCCTGATATGATTCCTCCATCAATGAGGACTACTGCCTCTGAACAG CAAACAAGCATTTTTAATAATCCAGAGCTCGAGATGATCGCTAAAGAAACACAAACACTTTTATCCGAGAAGATGCAGTTAGAAAAAGAGATTCAAGATACTGAGTATAACCTCACTGTCAAAAGTACAGAAATCAATAGTCTTCAAGGGGAATTTGATACACTCAACTCTACGCTTAAACAACTTTCTAATCAAAGAGACGTTGCCCAAAAACGATTAGATGATCTGGATGGTCAA AAATCAAGTCTTGATGGGGATCTTCAAGGTTTATTTAGCCGTATtgaggaagaaaatgaaaag ataaataaattaagaacacAAGCAGAGGAACAGGAGACAAAGTTGTTATCTCAAGAAGAGGAAGTCTTAGGGAAAAAGAAGGAATTGGATGATCTTAAAGCCGAAGAAAAACAATTGTtagaagatattaaaaaatgtgaaaaggAAATTGAGCGCTATGATCTTGATGAAAAAGTAGCTCAGGATTTGCTTGAAGAAACGgagaataaattgaaaaatctaagTGAAGCAGAAACGCATATGAATGAGGCTTTAAAACAGTTTGCTGCTTTTGATGAATCAGATTCTTCCATCGTTACTGATGTTTATTTAGAACCCTTACGCCTTAATTTAGAGGAGCCCGACTATTCAAGATTAGAAAAACCTTCGAAACCAGCTGTGCCTGAT CCTCCAGCAACTGCTTCAGTTGCAGCGTCGGCAGTAAGTTCAAATGCAGTTCTTAATGCTTTTGATAATACTGATAACAGTTTTGGAGGAGGTCAGCAACCTGAATGGCCTACCAACGATGCGTTTTCGCCTTCCTTTGGCTCAAACACTTCG ccAAACAATATGAGTAATGATGGATTTGGTGATATTCCTCCCCCTCTTGCCCCGAGATTGGATGGAGATAGCCCAACTCCAGCTTTACCTCCAAAAAGCACTGCTGCCCCTCCAAAGCGACCTCCTCCTCCTAAAAGACCTCCTCCCCCAAAAATTGCTGCTGCAAAAGATGCGCCACCATTGCCACCCCCTCCTAATCTAGAAGCTGGAGCTTCAAATAGTCTTGATGAAGAAGATCCATTTAAATCCTGTGTCAATACTAGTTCTAATAATGATGGATTTGCggattttgcaaatttcaactCTTTTGATAag TTTTCTGCTCCTCAAGAGCATCGCTACACAATGGAGTTCAATGAAGATCCTTTCCAAAATTCTACATACCGCTACGGTGACCCATTTGAGTTATCAGGTGGTGTCAACGTGGAGCCTGAAGTTGATCCTTTTACAGCATCAGTAACTGAAGCGTTTGTTGTCAATAATAACTATCCCTTTGGAGAATTTCCTCCATCCCCACATAATACTTTAACAACGACGGcgacatataataaaaataataatattcagaaaaataatagtaGTAATCATAATTCGCGGATTGAGTCCTTTATGGGCCCGGATCCTTTTGGTGCTCCTCCATTTACTCCCTTTCCAAGTAATCCCGATTCCAGCAACATGAACAATAACAACTCTAAAAACAACAGCAACCACAATTTTAATAACCATTTCAACCACACAAAACACGGCACCCACAACTCCACAACGACTcataataatagcaataatcataatattaataaagcagcTTCAAGCGGCAATAGACGCAAAAGTCCTTTGTCCTTTCTTTTGCCTGGAAGGAGGCAAAAACCACAACAAAATAGTAACCAAGGAAATGAGGATAATCATGACGACTTACAAAGGGCATCAGAAGCATCTAAAAGAGCCAAAGATGATCGAATGCAGAGACTAAAACTACAAGAAGAACAAGATTTTGCATATGCAATTGCATTGAGTAAAGCAGAAGCTGCATCACTTAAACAATAG